A single Candidatus Methylarchaceae archaeon HK02M2 DNA region contains:
- the pyrE gene encoding orotate phosphoribosyltransferase, translating to MGWDQKRFKLVEELGKVLVKTGALRFGTFTLTSRRMSSYYIDLRIVPSFPEIFNKTVDVFVEALKNMVGLKNIDAIGGIPTAGLTFATAVAYDLKKPLIYVRKEARKHGALKKVEGLLQPGWRVTILDDLITTGNSILKTAKAIKSEGGIVENALVLIDRMEGGKERLATFQIKLKTLAKITEIADLLYDKDIIDIDQRMAIYNMVKSDV from the coding sequence GAACTTGGAAAAGTTCTTGTAAAGACAGGAGCCCTCAGATTTGGAACTTTCACACTCACTAGTAGGAGGATGAGTTCATATTATATTGATCTACGTATTGTGCCCAGTTTTCCTGAAATTTTCAATAAGACAGTAGATGTTTTTGTTGAAGCTCTTAAAAATATGGTGGGTCTTAAAAATATAGATGCTATTGGTGGGATACCTACTGCTGGTTTAACTTTTGCAACAGCTGTAGCATATGACTTAAAAAAACCTTTAATATATGTTAGAAAAGAGGCGAGGAAACACGGCGCTTTAAAGAAAGTTGAAGGGTTACTACAACCGGGTTGGAGAGTTACAATATTGGATGATTTGATAACTACGGGTAACTCCATCCTTAAAACTGCAAAGGCTATAAAAAGTGAAGGGGGAATAGTCGAAAATGCCTTAGTCTTGATCGATAGGATGGAAGGAGGTAAAGAGAGATTAGCAACTTTTCAAATAAAACTTAAAACTCTTGCAAAGATAACGGAAATTGCAGACTTACTTTATGATAAGGATATAATTGATATCGATCAAAGAATGGCAATCTATAATATGGTTAAAAGTGATGTTTGA